In the Malus domestica chromosome 16, GDT2T_hap1 genome, one interval contains:
- the LOC103403755 gene encoding protein MTL1-like has protein sequence MNAVADQDQDMGDGMQCSDHPYRSNPGGICAFCLQEKLGKLVSSASPLPIHASATSSSSSPPFRSDIINGGNGAAAGPSNLSVHPTSSSSAKPRSIGSNSRHDDEFYNTRRARISFLLAKKKKKVSNGAATTGNGGATVASSDREAANMVFNRSKSTTTPRRGHHFLDGSEDFSPRKRGGFWSFLYHSSTKNSSHALNKKAMEKSSFRDNSNSKISSSSSFTSAQKDSKCLGSSSLRNKSEHLAVDADDDSNSSQATAASVSSFERKVSRSRSVGCGSRSFSGDFFERISTGFGDCTLRRVESQREGKPKAVHRGGEHNHHNNHCMKEKVKCGGIFSGFMMTSSSSSSSSSSYWVSSSGEGPLVHVRSRSWVWAFASPMRAFSKPSSKDGKRGIIRQASDKNTAPNLNAIPSLLSVRSRLSSSA, from the coding sequence ATGAATGCTGTAGCTGATCAAGATCAAGACATGGGAGATGGAATGCAGTGCAGTGACCATCCGTACAGAAGCAACCCAGGTGGGATCTGCGCTTTCTGCCTCCAGGAGAAGCTCGGCAAGCTTGTTTCTTCCGCCTCCCCTCTTCCCATCCACGCTTCTGcaacctcttcttcttcctcccctcCTTTTAGATCTGACATCATCAATGGCGGCAATGGAGCTGCTGCTGGTCCGTCCAACCTCTCCGTCCACCCAACTTCTTCGTCATCAGCAAAACCCAGAAGCATTGGTAGTAATTCCCGCCACGACGATGAGTTTTACAACACGAGGAGGGCCaggatttcttttcttttggctaagaaaaagaagaaagtgaGTAATGGTGCTGCTACTACTGGTAACGGTGGTGCTACTGTTGCATCTTCCGATCGGGAAGCTGCTAACATGGTGTTTAACCGAAGCAAGTCTACCACCACCCCGCGGCGGGGCCACCATTTCCTGGATGGTTCAGAGGATTTTAGTCCAAGGAAGAGAGGCGGGTTCTGGTCGTTTCTGTATCACTCATCCACCAAGAACTCGTCGCACGCTCTGAACAAGAAGGCAATGGAGAAGTCCAGCTTCAGAGACAACTCCAACTCCAAgatctcttcctcctcttccttcacGTCGGCGCAAAAGGACTCCAAATGCTTGGGCTCTTCTTCTCTGAGGAATAAAAGCGAACACCTGGCGGTCGACGCGGACGACGACAGCAACAGCAGCCAAGCCACCGCCGCCTCCGTCTCTTCCTTCGAGCGGAAGGTCTCGAGATCCAGATCCGTCGGCTGCGGAAGCCGAAGCTTCTCCGGCGACTTCTTCGAGCGGATCTCAACTGGGTTCGGCGACTGCACTCTCAGAAGAGTCGAGTCGCAGAGAGAAGGCAAGCCCAAAGCCGTGCACCGCGGCGGCGAACACAACCACCACAACAACCACTGCATGAAAGAGAAAGTAAAATGCGGCGGGATTTTCAGTGGGTTCATGATGACGTCCTCGTCTTCgtcatcgtcgtcgtcgtcttACTGGGTTTCGTCCTCCGGCGAAGGGCCGCTCGTCCACGTCCGAAGCCGGAGCTGGGTGTGGGCGTTTGCGAGTCCGATGAGAGCATTCAGCAAACCTTCTTCGAAAGATGGGAAGAGGGGGATAATTAGACAAGCTTCAGATAAGAACACAGCTCCAAACTTGAATGCGATTCCTTCCTTGCTATCAGTCAGAAGTCGATTATCATCATCAGCATAA